The proteins below come from a single Chryseobacterium bernardetii genomic window:
- a CDS encoding MFS transporter, translating into MISFTPLQTLQNVEFRNLLTGRFFIVLAFRMLATLLGWWVYQLTKDPFSIGLIGLSEVIPAVSCALYAGHVIDMNEKKRLLLICNYAYIFLIGLLLIPAFFNVQMHFTGHQITYFIYGVIFFTGIARAFIGPIVPSMIPKIVKKENLPNAVTLNQATFLISSVCGHAIGGLLIGYFGVQWTLVVILSLIFIASLFFWQLNKQYSEYKKETVDVVESMREGITYIFKTKEIMGALCLDMFAVLFGGAVAMIPVFATDILNSGAEGFGLLNAASDIGSMCIITLLSIVPLRKNQGKILLAVVTGFGICIIGFGLSKLYWLSFMFLVLSGMLDGISVVIRGTIVQLKTPDHIRGRVLSVNSIFIMSSNEMGQFESGLMAKALGVVRSVVFGGCMTVLIALIVGSTNPKLRKMQY; encoded by the coding sequence ATGATTTCCTTTACCCCGTTACAAACATTACAAAATGTTGAGTTCAGAAATCTTCTAACCGGGAGATTTTTTATTGTTTTAGCCTTCAGAATGCTTGCCACTTTATTAGGATGGTGGGTATACCAATTAACCAAAGACCCTTTTTCAATTGGACTTATAGGACTTTCCGAAGTTATTCCTGCGGTGAGCTGTGCCTTATATGCCGGACATGTTATTGATATGAATGAAAAAAAGAGACTCTTGCTTATCTGCAATTATGCTTACATCTTTCTGATCGGGCTGCTTTTGATCCCGGCATTCTTTAATGTTCAAATGCATTTTACAGGGCACCAGATCACTTATTTCATCTATGGGGTCATATTTTTCACAGGAATTGCAAGAGCTTTTATTGGGCCTATTGTTCCTTCTATGATTCCTAAAATTGTAAAAAAAGAGAACCTGCCGAATGCTGTAACACTAAACCAAGCCACCTTCCTTATTTCTTCTGTATGCGGACATGCAATTGGCGGGCTTCTTATCGGATATTTTGGGGTACAATGGACATTAGTTGTTATTTTATCCCTGATATTTATAGCTTCTCTGTTTTTCTGGCAGCTCAACAAACAATATTCTGAATATAAAAAAGAAACGGTAGATGTTGTGGAAAGTATGCGTGAGGGCATTACCTATATTTTTAAAACAAAAGAGATCATGGGAGCCTTATGTCTTGACATGTTTGCTGTACTTTTTGGAGGAGCCGTAGCCATGATCCCCGTATTCGCTACAGATATACTGAATTCAGGAGCGGAAGGATTCGGATTGCTGAATGCAGCTTCTGATATAGGTTCTATGTGCATTATTACGCTCCTGTCTATTGTCCCTTTAAGAAAAAATCAGGGAAAAATACTTCTTGCAGTAGTAACCGGGTTTGGGATATGTATCATTGGATTTGGATTATCTAAACTGTACTGGCTTTCCTTTATGTTCCTGGTATTAAGCGGAATGCTTGATGGTATTTCTGTAGTGATCCGTGGAACTATTGTACAGCTTAAGACGCCTGACCATATAAGAGGGCGTGTACTGAGTGTGAATTCCATATTCATCATGTCCAGCAATGAAATGGGGCAATTTGAAAGCGGCTTAATGGCTAAAGCGTTGGGAGTAGTTCGTTCAGTAGTATTTGGCGGCTGCATGACTGTTCTGATCGCTCTGATTGTTGGAAGCACTAATCCAAAGCTAAGAAAAATGCAATATTAA
- the mfd gene encoding transcription-repair coupling factor produces MQLKSINEKFLPDLMQKEFGKEIFTQLENSQHIAVKGSAGSSVSVFVAELFLVQKKNILYLVDDKEDALYANSEMEDLLGKEKVLYFPATHLEPYQVEKTQNANLVLRTEVLNKINSGRSPKVIVAYAGALSEKVLKKEDFKAISHHIKVGDQLDFDFVDELLNHYHFQQTDFVSEPGEFSVRGGIVDVFSYSYEKPYRITFFGNEVESIKTFDIETQLSVDKVKDFQLVSNMNFSVTGSRVSLLQLLPKESYVISKNGMVGMQKIRTFYEKSLEKYETLSKDIAHRTPQELFISDQEFLFDYKKFKTVDFGNVAIEGLKEVAEVKMEQLPQPSFHKNFELLIEDIEEKQKIGFDTWISFSTEKQKERLESIFEELEHELPFKSFKSELHEGFVDNGHKLLVYTDHQIFDRYQRYKAKNTFAKSEQLTLKDLMSLKIGDYIAHIDHGIGKFMGLVKVNNDGKIQECFKLTYKNGDLLYVSIHSLHKISKYNGPDGKEIVLSKLGSPTWKSLKQKTKAKVKQIAFDLIKLYAQRKTAKGFAYTPDSYLQNELEASFIYEDTPDQEKATVDVKKDMEADTVMDRLVCGDVGFGKTEVAIRAAFKAATDGKQVAVLVPTTILAFQHYRSFKERLKDFPVNVSYVNRFRTAKQKSETLEDLKNGKVDIIIGTHQLVSSSVKFKDLGLLIIDEEHKFGVSVKDKLKTLKNNVDTLTLTATPIPRTLQFSLMAARDLSVIKTPPPNRQPVDTQLIGFSEEILRDAISYEIQRDGQVYFINNRIENLKDIAGLIQRLVPDARVITGHGQMDGKQLEKNVLDFMEGKYDVLVSTTIVESGVDVPNANTIFINDAQRFGMADLHQMRGRVGRSNRKAFCYLITPPYDMMTSDARKRLEAIEQFSDLGSGFQIAMKDLEIRGAGDLLGAEQSGFINEMGFETYQKLMQEALEELKDDADFENLFENEEDRQKLFKSVKDVNIDTDLELMLPDFYISNTEERLLLYQKIAEINNEKDLHQFELELIDRFGALPKEAVNLLKSVSLKWLAADIGFEKIVMKNGIFLGYFPGNPQDKFYQTDRFRHIINYLTRNPAEAQLKEKSGKEGNQLMMRKEKVKNVDEVNILLKAIIEHN; encoded by the coding sequence ATGCAGTTAAAATCCATCAACGAAAAGTTTCTTCCGGACCTTATGCAGAAAGAGTTCGGGAAAGAAATTTTTACCCAGTTAGAAAATAGTCAGCATATTGCCGTGAAGGGAAGTGCGGGATCTTCAGTTTCTGTTTTTGTGGCTGAACTCTTTTTGGTTCAGAAAAAAAATATTCTTTATCTGGTAGATGATAAAGAGGATGCATTATATGCGAATTCCGAAATGGAAGACCTGCTTGGGAAAGAAAAAGTATTGTACTTCCCAGCTACTCATCTGGAACCTTATCAGGTGGAGAAAACTCAGAATGCTAACCTTGTATTAAGAACTGAGGTACTGAATAAAATCAATTCCGGGAGATCTCCGAAAGTAATTGTTGCCTATGCAGGAGCACTGTCGGAAAAGGTACTGAAGAAAGAAGATTTCAAAGCGATTTCTCATCACATAAAAGTAGGCGATCAGCTGGATTTTGATTTTGTAGATGAACTGCTTAATCATTATCATTTTCAGCAAACAGACTTTGTTTCAGAGCCTGGAGAATTTTCTGTAAGAGGAGGAATTGTAGATGTATTTTCTTATTCTTATGAAAAGCCGTACAGGATCACATTCTTTGGTAATGAGGTGGAAAGTATTAAAACATTCGACATAGAAACTCAGCTTTCAGTAGATAAGGTGAAAGATTTTCAGCTGGTATCCAATATGAATTTCTCAGTAACTGGGAGCAGGGTTTCATTGCTCCAGCTGTTGCCTAAAGAAAGCTATGTGATTTCCAAAAACGGAATGGTAGGGATGCAGAAGATCCGGACATTCTATGAAAAATCCCTTGAAAAATATGAAACTTTAAGTAAAGATATTGCTCATAGAACTCCACAGGAGCTTTTTATTTCCGACCAGGAGTTTTTGTTTGATTATAAAAAATTTAAAACCGTTGATTTCGGGAATGTTGCTATAGAAGGATTGAAAGAAGTAGCTGAAGTAAAAATGGAGCAGCTTCCACAGCCTTCTTTTCATAAAAATTTTGAGCTTCTCATTGAAGATATTGAAGAAAAACAAAAAATTGGATTCGATACCTGGATTTCTTTCTCTACAGAAAAACAGAAAGAAAGACTGGAATCTATCTTTGAAGAACTAGAACATGAGCTTCCTTTTAAAAGCTTTAAATCTGAACTGCATGAGGGCTTTGTAGATAACGGTCATAAGCTGTTGGTATATACTGATCATCAAATTTTTGACCGTTATCAGAGATATAAGGCTAAGAATACCTTTGCAAAATCTGAACAGCTTACTCTGAAAGACCTGATGAGCCTCAAGATTGGAGATTATATTGCCCATATTGATCATGGAATTGGAAAATTTATGGGATTGGTAAAAGTGAATAATGACGGGAAAATCCAGGAATGTTTTAAACTGACTTATAAAAACGGAGATCTGCTGTATGTAAGTATTCATTCACTACATAAAATCTCAAAATATAACGGACCGGATGGAAAAGAGATTGTGCTGAGCAAGCTTGGCTCTCCAACCTGGAAATCATTAAAGCAAAAAACAAAGGCTAAGGTTAAGCAGATAGCATTTGATCTTATTAAATTATACGCTCAAAGAAAAACGGCAAAAGGGTTTGCTTATACTCCGGACTCTTACCTGCAAAATGAGTTGGAAGCAAGCTTTATTTACGAAGATACCCCGGACCAGGAAAAAGCTACCGTAGATGTAAAAAAAGATATGGAAGCGGATACGGTGATGGACAGATTGGTTTGTGGAGATGTAGGGTTCGGTAAAACAGAGGTGGCAATACGTGCCGCATTTAAGGCTGCAACAGATGGAAAACAAGTGGCAGTACTGGTTCCTACTACTATTCTGGCGTTCCAGCATTACAGAAGTTTTAAGGAAAGACTTAAAGATTTTCCCGTAAATGTTTCTTATGTGAACAGATTCAGAACGGCCAAGCAGAAATCCGAAACATTAGAGGATCTGAAAAACGGGAAGGTAGATATTATTATCGGGACCCATCAGTTGGTAAGCAGCTCGGTTAAATTCAAAGATCTTGGATTATTGATTATTGATGAGGAACACAAGTTCGGCGTTTCCGTGAAAGATAAACTGAAAACTCTTAAAAACAATGTGGATACGCTTACACTAACAGCAACTCCAATTCCAAGGACATTACAGTTTTCTTTGATGGCAGCAAGAGATTTGTCTGTAATTAAAACTCCGCCGCCTAACAGGCAGCCGGTAGATACACAGCTAATAGGGTTCAGTGAAGAAATACTTCGTGATGCTATTTCTTATGAGATCCAGAGAGATGGGCAGGTGTATTTTATCAATAACAGAATTGAAAACCTGAAAGATATTGCCGGGCTTATTCAGCGTCTGGTTCCTGATGCAAGAGTGATCACGGGACACGGTCAGATGGATGGTAAGCAGCTGGAGAAAAATGTTCTGGACTTTATGGAAGGTAAATATGATGTACTTGTTTCTACCACTATTGTAGAAAGTGGAGTGGATGTTCCGAATGCGAATACGATCTTTATCAATGATGCTCAAAGATTCGGGATGGCAGATCTCCACCAGATGAGGGGAAGAGTAGGACGAAGCAACAGGAAGGCTTTCTGCTACCTTATTACTCCGCCTTATGATATGATGACTTCTGATGCCAGAAAACGTCTGGAGGCAATTGAACAGTTTTCTGACCTTGGAAGCGGTTTCCAGATTGCAATGAAAGATCTTGAGATCCGTGGTGCGGGAGATTTATTGGGAGCAGAGCAGAGCGGATTTATTAATGAGATGGGATTTGAAACCTATCAGAAATTAATGCAGGAGGCACTTGAAGAGCTGAAAGACGATGCTGATTTTGAGAATTTATTCGAAAATGAAGAGGACAGGCAAAAGCTTTTCAAATCTGTAAAAGATGTTAATATTGATACGGATCTGGAACTGATGCTGCCTGATTTCTATATCTCTAATACGGAAGAAAGATTGCTGCTGTACCAGAAAATAGCAGAAATTAATAATGAAAAAGATCTTCATCAGTTTGAACTTGAACTGATTGACAGATTTGGTGCTTTACCTAAAGAGGCGGTAAATCTGCTTAAAAGTGTTTCCTTAAAATGGCTTGCAGCAGATATTGGCTTTGAGAAGATTGTGATGAAGAATGGAATATTTTTAGGGTATTTCCCTGGCAATCCTCAGGATAAATTCTATCAGACAGACAGATTCAGGCATATTATCAATTATTTAACCAGAAATCCTGCAGAAGCTCAGCTCAAGGAGAAGTCAGGTAAGGAAGGAAACCAACTCATGATGAGAAAAGAGAAAGTGAAAAATGTAGATGAGGTTAATATTTTACTAAAAGCTATTATTGAACATAATTAA
- a CDS encoding GH3 auxin-responsive promoter family protein produces the protein MLNFFKKNAALIWAKKHVQKAEEFKKNADKNQEDLLISLVNTAQKTLFGREHDFENIRSVKDFQDRVPVADYEDLKPYIERVKKGQGNILWTDTPEYFAKTSGTTSGSKYIPISKEGMPYQIAGAQSALFHYISKKNNADFVNGKMIFLQGSPELEEVFGIKTGRLSGIVAHHIPNYLQKNRLPSWETNIMEDWEAKVDKIVEETEHQNMTLISGIPPWLIMYFEKLTEKHGKKIKQLFPNLQLIVTGGVNYEPYRDKMEDLLGGKVDIIQTFPASEGFFAFQDDYTKEGLLLLTNHGIFYEFIPLEEYGKPDAIRLTLKEVELNKDYALILTTNSGLWGYSIGDVVRFIDKKPYRILVSGRTKHFTSAFGEHVIAFEVEEALKATLEKYPAQITEFHLAPQVNPNEGLPYHEWLIEFEKDPENIEVFRNELDQQLRNRNTYYDDLISGNILQKLHITKLKKNAFNEYAKSQGKLGGQNKTPRLANDRNIADILEIYKF, from the coding sequence ATGTTAAACTTCTTCAAGAAAAACGCAGCGCTTATCTGGGCAAAAAAACATGTTCAAAAGGCAGAGGAATTCAAAAAAAATGCAGACAAAAACCAGGAGGACCTTTTGATCTCCCTCGTAAACACAGCTCAAAAAACACTTTTCGGGCGGGAACATGATTTTGAAAACATCCGTTCCGTAAAGGATTTCCAGGACAGGGTTCCTGTTGCCGACTATGAAGATTTAAAACCCTATATAGAAAGGGTAAAAAAAGGGCAGGGAAATATTCTCTGGACAGATACACCTGAATATTTTGCAAAAACTTCGGGAACAACTTCGGGATCAAAATATATTCCTATATCTAAAGAAGGAATGCCTTATCAGATCGCAGGAGCCCAAAGTGCTTTATTCCACTATATCAGCAAAAAAAACAATGCAGATTTCGTTAACGGGAAAATGATCTTTCTGCAGGGCAGCCCGGAACTTGAGGAAGTTTTTGGGATTAAAACAGGAAGACTATCCGGAATTGTAGCACATCATATCCCTAATTACCTTCAGAAAAACAGATTACCAAGCTGGGAAACCAACATCATGGAAGACTGGGAGGCAAAAGTAGATAAGATTGTTGAAGAAACAGAACATCAGAACATGACTCTGATCTCGGGAATACCACCCTGGCTTATCATGTATTTTGAAAAACTGACCGAAAAACACGGAAAAAAAATAAAGCAGCTTTTTCCTAACCTTCAGCTTATTGTTACTGGCGGAGTGAATTATGAGCCTTACCGCGATAAAATGGAAGATCTCTTGGGTGGAAAAGTAGATATCATTCAAACTTTTCCTGCCTCTGAAGGCTTTTTTGCTTTTCAGGATGACTATACTAAGGAAGGGCTTTTGCTTTTAACCAACCACGGTATTTTCTATGAGTTTATCCCATTGGAAGAATATGGAAAACCGGATGCCATAAGATTGACCCTGAAAGAAGTTGAACTTAATAAAGATTACGCTTTGATTTTAACAACTAATTCAGGATTATGGGGCTACTCTATTGGTGATGTAGTGAGATTTATTGATAAAAAACCATACAGGATTTTGGTAAGCGGAAGAACGAAGCATTTTACTTCTGCCTTCGGAGAACATGTAATTGCTTTTGAAGTAGAAGAAGCCCTGAAGGCAACCCTTGAAAAATATCCTGCACAGATCACTGAGTTTCATTTGGCACCACAGGTTAATCCTAATGAAGGCCTTCCTTATCATGAATGGCTTATAGAATTTGAAAAGGATCCCGAAAACATAGAAGTGTTCAGAAATGAACTAGATCAGCAGCTCAGAAACAGAAATACCTATTATGATGATCTTATTTCCGGAAATATTCTTCAAAAACTTCATATTACAAAGCTGAAGAAAAATGCGTTCAATGAATATGCAAAATCTCAGGGAAAACTGGGGGGGCAAAATAAAACTCCAAGATTAGCCAATGACAGAAATATCGCAGATATATTAGAAATTTACAAATTTTAG
- a CDS encoding T9SS type B sorting domain-containing protein yields the protein MKKYLLIFLIFITQMVFAQQDCITAIPICSDSEISLKPNGSGSVKEGSGCLSSESNSIWFTFSIQTAGTLTFLITPMGPKAYDIDYDFALYGPNHSCSNIKETPLRCSYAGMGNLISRPLTGLSMTATETTEGAGGIGFVKYIDVLPGEVYHLLLNNYSTEIAPFKLSFGGTATLLTPFDNNSLKIYQPFPFLKPGANNDGDIDICGNPVTFDFATLSNHIRNNNPNFVIKYYRSAADAASDYDPITTPIPVNTTTQYAYSISYVDPTKPLSFLNQCREFGSIKFVDRSFTLTPGELTSCSNNNSGTALYDLSSADIGLTPNLNVKYYPSMYDLDHGINEITNPYQYVSAEGSAFVKATNQFGCITITEIKLKFHPLVKALPDPTLVECHLETNPSMGMFNLDNAPITVPADGTKKKYYPSLADAVDATNEITNYKTYMAPNGVVYVRVYDDLGCFTVAKITLQVLPPVKSSVLQDKIICMEDKTTLDAGPGFKKYEWSTGATTQSISNVGVGTYWVKLTTRIGECTTTQKVTVYPSEQPVISSVDVSTTNITVNVTGGTPDYKYSIDNVVWQDSNVFTNVARGNYKIYVKDAYDCDPIVIEVIVPNIVNVITPNGDGINDVLDYSAIAGKQNLTLNIFDRYGVKIHQADKSNGYKWDGTIAGKKIPTGTYWYSLTWNENNSKNTPFKFSGWIIVKNRE from the coding sequence ATGAAAAAATATCTACTGATTTTTCTAATTTTCATTACCCAGATGGTTTTTGCACAACAGGATTGTATCACTGCCATCCCTATATGCAGTGATTCAGAAATCTCTCTAAAACCTAATGGAAGCGGAAGTGTAAAAGAAGGAAGCGGCTGCCTAAGCAGTGAGAGTAACTCTATCTGGTTTACCTTCAGTATACAAACTGCAGGAACATTAACCTTCCTTATTACCCCTATGGGCCCCAAGGCTTACGATATCGATTATGACTTCGCATTATACGGACCTAATCACAGCTGCAGCAACATCAAAGAAACTCCTTTACGATGTTCTTACGCGGGAATGGGCAACCTAATCAGCAGACCTCTTACCGGTCTTAGCATGACGGCTACTGAAACTACTGAGGGTGCTGGCGGAATTGGTTTTGTAAAATATATTGATGTACTTCCGGGAGAGGTATATCACTTGCTTTTAAATAACTATTCTACTGAAATTGCACCTTTTAAATTAAGCTTTGGTGGAACAGCAACACTGCTTACCCCATTTGATAATAATTCATTAAAAATCTATCAGCCTTTCCCATTCTTAAAGCCTGGAGCAAATAATGATGGGGATATTGATATTTGTGGTAACCCGGTAACGTTTGATTTTGCAACTCTATCAAATCACATCAGAAATAACAACCCAAATTTTGTTATAAAGTATTACCGCAGTGCTGCTGATGCGGCGAGCGACTACGATCCTATCACAACTCCTATTCCGGTTAACACTACCACTCAATATGCCTATTCCATTTCTTATGTTGACCCTACCAAACCTCTCTCGTTTTTAAATCAATGTAGGGAATTTGGAAGTATAAAGTTTGTTGACAGATCTTTTACTCTTACCCCCGGGGAACTTACTTCATGCAGCAACAACAACTCTGGAACAGCGCTATACGACCTTTCATCTGCAGACATAGGGCTAACTCCTAATTTGAATGTAAAGTATTATCCTTCAATGTATGATCTTGACCATGGCATCAATGAAATAACCAACCCATATCAATATGTTTCTGCAGAAGGATCAGCTTTTGTAAAGGCAACCAATCAATTCGGATGTATTACGATTACAGAAATTAAATTGAAATTCCACCCACTGGTAAAAGCACTTCCGGACCCTACACTAGTAGAATGCCATCTGGAAACAAACCCTTCCATGGGAATGTTCAATCTTGACAACGCACCAATCACAGTACCTGCTGATGGTACCAAGAAAAAATACTACCCTTCACTGGCAGATGCAGTAGATGCCACCAATGAAATAACAAATTACAAAACCTATATGGCACCTAATGGCGTAGTATATGTAAGAGTATATGATGACCTTGGATGCTTCACTGTTGCGAAAATAACACTTCAGGTACTTCCTCCGGTAAAATCCAGCGTACTTCAGGATAAAATCATCTGTATGGAAGACAAAACCACTCTGGATGCAGGGCCTGGATTCAAAAAATATGAATGGAGCACCGGGGCAACTACACAAAGCATCAGCAATGTGGGAGTCGGTACTTATTGGGTAAAACTTACAACCAGAATCGGAGAATGTACTACCACTCAAAAGGTAACAGTATACCCTTCTGAACAACCAGTAATCTCCAGCGTTGATGTATCTACTACAAACATTACTGTAAACGTAACGGGAGGAACTCCTGATTACAAATACTCTATAGACAATGTGGTATGGCAGGATTCTAACGTATTTACCAATGTAGCAAGAGGTAATTACAAGATATATGTAAAAGATGCTTATGATTGCGACCCTATCGTAATTGAAGTAATAGTTCCTAATATTGTAAACGTTATTACACCTAACGGAGACGGAATTAATGATGTTCTTGACTATTCCGCAATAGCAGGTAAACAAAACCTGACACTGAATATTTTTGACAGATATGGTGTAAAAATTCACCAGGCTGACAAATCTAACGGATACAAATGGGACGGAACAATTGCAGGTAAAAAAATACCTACAGGTACTTACTGGTACTCTTTAACATGGAATGAGAATAACAGCAAGAATACTCCATTCAAATTCTCAGGATGGATTATTGTGAAAAACAGAGAGTAA